The sequence below is a genomic window from Halolamina litorea.
TTCGGCTTTGCCGCCGGTGGGCGTCGCCAGCGTGGTGCCACAGACGGCACAGTTGACCGTCGTGGACGCCTTCTGGAAGACGACCTGCTCGTTCTCACAGTCCGGACAGACGACCTGCAGGAAGTCCCCGGTCATTCCTGGAACTCCAGACGGCCGGTACGCCATCCTTCTCGCATGTGAG
It includes:
- a CDS encoding 30S ribosomal protein S27e, whose product is MTGDFLQVVCPDCENEQVVFQKASTTVNCAVCGTTLATPTGGKAELNGEVADTVEAR